The Argopecten irradians isolate NY chromosome 4, Ai_NY, whole genome shotgun sequence genome has a window encoding:
- the LOC138321133 gene encoding torsin-1A-like: MDEEEPMDISGESFSWESPSRFPRNSASRAIPRRQSFPIKQHSRSEDRQFPSSRTPKRMSLPAQQSSPKLDFSRGFSPSKSHHYRPSSEVLPPSLSELNHSTPIRSLSDRYENQSKLKHRHHKHKSEEEEDEEEEDSYTRRKNLRRKIERKRSEPYISIKQKLSFMGFLILLFIMIHIINNARPGRCQVTLDIPKLKEHLKKNVFGQHIASGIVMSLAKNLSAHFRKSLNNSQTVVSFHGWSGIGKNHLAKILKQTFKPAKVNTFLVPLHFPHRSQDQEYKALVPQWIKANMSLCNMNIFIFDEMDKASDGVIQGLHTALTEIKSSNISSRVWTLFILLSNSKGSNINSYLFSQLEKGRGRENLTQEEFIPTLTSDTEGSWYESLLEEGLITHTVPFLPLTQAHVRSCIVRDMYLKNIIPNKETIEKILEELPFDQPWEESDQYSTTGCKRVSSKVDLHMDD; encoded by the coding sequence ATGGATGAGGAAGAACCAATGGACATTTCTGGAGAGTCATTCTCTTGGGAAAGCCCATCAAGATTTCCTAGAAATTCTGCCAGTAGGGCCATTCCTCGTCGACAGTCATTTCCAATCAAACAACACTCAAGATCCGAGGATCGTCAGTTTCCGAGTAGCAGAACTCCGAAACGTATGTCTCTACCTGCTCAACAATCAAGTCCAAAACTAGATTTCTCTAGAGGATTTTCCCCAAGTAAATCACATCACTATCGGCCAAGTTCTGAGGTGCTACCTCCTTCACTGAGTGAACTGAACCATTCTACACCAATCAGGAGTTTGAGTGATCGGTATGAAAACCAGTCAAAACTTAAACATCGTCATCACAAACATAAATCAGAAGAAGAGGAagatgaggaggaggaagacTCATACACGAGACGTAAAAATCTTCGGAGAAAAATTGAACGAAAACGTTCAGAACCTTATATAAGTATTAAGCAGAAATTGTCGTTCATGGGGTTtctgattctgttgtttattatgatCCATATCATAAATAACGCTAGACCTGGTCGGTGTCAGGTAACGTTGGATATTCCTAAACTTAAAGAACATCTGAAGAAGAATGTCTTTGGTCAACACATAGCCTCAGGTATAGTGATGTCGCTGGCAAAAAACTTGTCTGCTCATTTTCGTAAATCACTGAACAACTCTCAGACTGTTGTCTCTTTCCATGGGTGGTCTGGAATAGGTAAAAACCATCTGGCTAAAATACTCAAACAGACGTTTAAGCCGGCGAAGGTGAACACATTCCTAGTACCGTTACATTTCCCTCACAGGTCCCAGGACCAGGAGTACAAAGCCTTGGTTCCTCAATGGATCAAGGCCAACATGTCACTCTGTAACatgaatatatttatctttGACGAGATGGACAAGGCATCTGACGGTGTTATCCAGGGGCTTCATACAGCTTTGACAGAAATCAAAAGTTCTAATATATCTTCAAGAGTCTGGACTTTGTTCATTCTGCTCAGTAACAGTAAAGGGTCGAACATCAACAGTTACTTATTCTCACAGCTGGAGAAAGGTCGTGGCAGAGAAAACTTAACACAAGAGGAATTTATTCCTACACTAACCAGTGATACAGAGGGGAGCTGGTATGAATCTCTCCTGGAGGAGGGACTTATCACACATACAGTGCCATTCCTCCCCCTCACACAGGCACATGTAAGGAGCTGTATCGTACGGGACATGTACCTGAAGAATATAATTCCTAACAAGGAAACTATAGAGAAGATCCTTGAGGAACTTCCGTTTGACCAGCCATGGGAGGAAAGTGACCAATACTCTACAACAGGCTGTAAAAGGGTGTCCTCTAAAGTCGACCTACATATGGACGATTAA
- the LOC138321134 gene encoding ubiquitin conjugating enzyme E2 B-like — MASLQQQYRKRLQKEFVQLEKSQPRGIKISLIDDNLHLWQAVIPGPEDSPYKGGSFTAIIQIPEDYPLKPPTINFDTASIPYHLNVNQRLGQVCLGFLSEDNWSPTGTSMEMIINALFSLLARPEPENSMDHELLNQYTHFRINYNAKAQESVKNKN; from the exons ATGGCATCGCTACAGCAGCAATACAGGAAACG ATTACAGAAGGAATTTGTCCAGCTGGAGAAGAGTCAGCCACGCGGCATCAAAATTTCCCTTATAGATGACAATCTCCACCTTTGGCAGGCAGTCATCCCAGGGCCAGAGGATTCGCCTTACAAAG GGGGAAGCTTCACTGCCATTATCCAAATTCC GGAGGATTATCCACTAAAGCCACCGACA ATCAACTTTGACACGGCCAGTATCCCGTACCACCTGAATGTTAACCAGCGGCTGGGACAGGTGTGTCTGGGCTTCCTGTCCGAGGATAACTGGTCTCCCACAGGAACTTCCATGGAGATGATTATAAATGCTCTGTTCTCTCTGCTGGCACGGCCGGAACCAGAAAACTCCATGGATCATGAGCTACTGAACCAGTACACCCATTTCCGAATAAATTATAATGCAAAGGCACAGGAgagtgttaaaaataaaaattaa